The Chryseobacterium aureum genome contains a region encoding:
- the porK gene encoding T9SS ring complex lipoprotein PorK/GldK, producing MKRIFLLLLSASVASVSCSGGGSSSVGKPGTKGELIPREKTKSFVAERPYGMVAIPAGSFVAGLADQDPTNTPEKASLKTVTVSSFFMDEAETTNSEYRVFINYVRDSIARTLLAEAAGEGGDEGGRKGAAIGDYAYLAKKEENLTPYQEYMEGQGGREDGGYDASKRLDWKIPLHWSTSKYPDVEYAEVLESMYLPSSSRIGNERILDVSKLKYTYRWGDLDAAVADNERGANYLKSESIAIYPDTTVWVKDFHFAYNEPLFEQYFWHKAYKDYPVVGVTWDQARAYCNFRSKLKTDYNESLKRKKQRPLEFRLPTETEWEYAARGGMQNATYPWGGPYLMDDRGCYLANFKPKRGNYMEDEKKGTYTYTAPVKKFKKNGFGLFDMAGNVSEWTQSAYNNSSYGFSSTLNPSTKDKKDTKKSVRGGSWKDIGYALMTGARDWERKDSARSYIGFRTVQDIPEAAVKPRRVNRN from the coding sequence ATGAAAAGGATATTTCTTTTATTATTGTCTGCGTCGGTAGCATCGGTATCTTGTTCAGGTGGTGGCAGCTCTTCTGTAGGGAAGCCAGGAACAAAAGGAGAATTGATACCAAGAGAAAAAACTAAATCATTTGTTGCGGAAAGACCATACGGAATGGTCGCAATTCCTGCAGGTTCATTTGTTGCTGGTTTAGCAGACCAGGATCCAACAAATACTCCTGAAAAAGCATCATTGAAAACAGTTACTGTTTCTTCTTTCTTCATGGATGAAGCAGAAACTACCAACTCGGAGTACAGAGTATTTATCAATTATGTAAGAGACTCTATTGCGAGAACTTTACTTGCTGAAGCTGCCGGAGAAGGTGGTGATGAAGGCGGACGTAAAGGTGCTGCAATAGGTGATTATGCATATCTTGCTAAAAAAGAAGAGAATTTAACACCTTATCAAGAATATATGGAAGGCCAGGGAGGCCGTGAAGACGGAGGATATGATGCAAGTAAAAGACTAGATTGGAAAATTCCTTTACACTGGAGTACTTCAAAATACCCGGATGTAGAATACGCAGAGGTTTTAGAATCTATGTATCTGCCTTCATCTTCAAGAATCGGAAACGAAAGAATTTTAGATGTTAGTAAGCTGAAATATACATACCGTTGGGGAGATTTGGACGCTGCTGTGGCAGATAACGAAAGAGGAGCTAATTACCTGAAAAGCGAAAGTATTGCGATCTATCCTGATACAACCGTTTGGGTAAAAGATTTCCACTTTGCTTACAATGAGCCGTTATTTGAGCAGTATTTCTGGCACAAAGCTTACAAAGACTATCCTGTAGTAGGAGTTACCTGGGATCAGGCAAGAGCTTACTGTAACTTCAGATCTAAATTGAAAACAGATTACAACGAAAGTTTAAAAAGAAAAAAACAAAGACCATTAGAATTCCGTCTTCCAACTGAGACAGAATGGGAATATGCTGCAAGAGGAGGGATGCAAAATGCTACTTACCCTTGGGGCGGTCCATATTTAATGGATGACAGAGGTTGTTACCTGGCCAACTTCAAACCGAAGAGAGGTAACTACATGGAAGACGAGAAAAAAGGTACTTATACATATACAGCTCCAGTTAAGAAATTTAAGAAAAATGGGTTTGGGTTATTTGATATGGCTGGAAACGTTTCTGAGTGGACACAATCTGCGTATAACAATTCTTCATACGGATTCTCTTCTACATTAAATCCTTCTACTAAAGATAAAAAGGATACGAAGAAATCGGTAAGAGGAGGATCTTGGAAAGATATAGGATATGCCCTTATGACAGGTGCTAGAGATTGGGAAAGAAAAGATTCCGCAAGAAGCTATATCGGGTTCAGAACTGTACAGGACATCCCTGAAGCAGCTGTTAAGCCAAGAAGAGTTAACAGAAATTAA
- the porN gene encoding type IX secretion system ring subunit PorN/GldN → MKKYISTLLVLVSGLAFSQTILNASSPEEFRQMRAENKQKVGDTIVDKTVKPLEYGFVEDKDILKSMFVWEIIDMNDKINQPFYYDNPDGLLSTPTRSLYQLLLDAALSGKIEQVYDDENFTVKLSPEGIQKRLEKVIINDAAIDILNSGRQLTEAEKKQYTDVFKTTTDKVKVLKIMGMWFIDKRDGQMKYRPLGIAAMGPDPAVQGVIGPDGKPIAGNDELIDLFWIYYPSARDILANNFVFNRKNSSADLSFDDVINARRFSSIIYKSSAGLGDGTIKDYIPKNADEQLEESDRIKAQILSMENDMWNY, encoded by the coding sequence ATGAAAAAATATATTAGCACCCTTTTAGTATTAGTTTCGGGATTGGCTTTTTCCCAGACTATTCTGAATGCATCCTCTCCGGAAGAGTTCAGACAGATGAGAGCAGAAAACAAACAAAAAGTTGGTGATACTATTGTAGATAAAACAGTAAAGCCACTTGAGTATGGTTTTGTAGAAGACAAAGATATCCTTAAAAGTATGTTTGTATGGGAGATCATTGATATGAATGATAAGATCAACCAGCCTTTCTACTATGATAATCCGGATGGCCTTTTATCTACGCCTACAAGATCTTTATACCAGTTATTGCTGGATGCAGCTTTAAGCGGTAAGATTGAGCAGGTATATGATGATGAAAACTTTACAGTAAAACTTTCTCCTGAAGGAATTCAGAAAAGACTGGAAAAAGTAATCATCAATGATGCTGCTATCGACATCTTGAACTCTGGAAGACAGCTTACAGAAGCAGAGAAAAAACAATATACTGACGTATTTAAGACCACTACTGATAAAGTAAAAGTTCTTAAAATCATGGGTATGTGGTTTATTGATAAGAGAGACGGCCAAATGAAATACAGACCTCTTGGTATCGCTGCTATGGGACCAGATCCTGCGGTTCAGGGAGTTATAGGACCAGACGGTAAGCCAATTGCTGGTAACGATGAGCTTATTGACCTGTTCTGGATCTATTATCCAAGTGCAAGAGATATATTGGCAAACAATTTTGTTTTCAACAGAAAAAATTCATCTGCTGACTTATCTTTTGATGATGTTATCAATGCAAGAAGATTCTCTTCTATCATTTATAAGTCCTCAGCTGGTTTAGGAGACGGTACTATTAAAGACTATATTCCTAAAAATGCAGATGAGCAGCTGGAAGAAAGTGACAGAATCAAAGCACAGATTCTTAGCATGGAAAATGATATGTGGAATTACTAG
- a CDS encoding multicopper oxidase domain-containing protein codes for MKKLLVTVLLGLTIISLTACKHPRKEAETFTAATPENADDISKNVYVDSYGEKIEVTINNTKNTATIHLNGKTFDLKKSDALPEYTASNEEYQYSDIKGNITFLKKNVDMVLFHLKQSKKESGPAKMASY; via the coding sequence ATGAAAAAATTATTAGTAACAGTCCTTCTCGGATTGACCATTATTTCCCTAACAGCGTGTAAGCATCCCCGAAAGGAGGCTGAAACCTTTACTGCTGCCACCCCTGAGAATGCAGACGATATTTCCAAGAACGTGTATGTTGACAGCTATGGCGAAAAGATAGAAGTAACGATTAACAACACTAAAAATACCGCAACGATACATTTAAACGGTAAAACTTTTGACCTTAAAAAAAGTGATGCTTTACCAGAGTATACAGCCTCTAATGAAGAGTATCAATATTCTGATATTAAAGGGAATATAACCTTCCTGAAGAAGAATGTAGATATGGTCCTCTTCCATCTTAAACAGTCAAAAAAAGAGTCTGGCCCGGCAAAAATGGCATCGTATTAG
- the porL gene encoding type IX secretion system motor protein PorL/GldL: protein MFKTKDAWMNFFYSFGAAIVILGAWLKITHITLGPINGNIALTVGLITEAIIFIIFAFDPPKSEESYAWENVYPELLDKHANPNPLHSNVSSRNNNAAAQFAELENSLSTKLDKMLEDARLDVQLFERLRTGIDKFSNSVDQINQTVDVSASTHKYNDQLNKAAQHMESMNALYAMQLESGKKQSEFANKYVADMQKSAEQSEKFNQELQGLTSNLNNLNRVYGGMLTAMKS from the coding sequence ATGTTTAAGACTAAAGATGCTTGGATGAATTTCTTTTATTCATTCGGTGCTGCAATTGTAATTCTTGGAGCTTGGCTTAAAATTACTCACATTACCTTGGGACCTATTAACGGTAACATTGCTCTTACCGTGGGGCTTATTACTGAGGCAATTATCTTTATCATTTTTGCATTTGACCCTCCAAAATCAGAAGAGTCTTATGCATGGGAAAATGTTTATCCTGAGTTATTAGATAAGCATGCTAACCCAAATCCTTTACACTCTAATGTTTCTTCCAGAAATAATAACGCGGCAGCTCAATTTGCTGAATTGGAAAATTCACTTTCAACCAAATTGGACAAAATGCTTGAAGATGCCAGATTAGACGTTCAGTTATTTGAAAGATTAAGAACAGGAATTGATAAATTTTCAAACTCTGTTGATCAGATCAATCAGACAGTTGACGTATCTGCTTCTACTCATAAATATAATGACCAGTTAAATAAAGCAGCTCAGCATATGGAAAGTATGAACGCGCTTTATGCAATGCAACTGGAAAGCGGTAAAAAACAATCAGAATTTGCTAATAAATATGTAGCAGATATGCAGAAGTCTGCAGAGCAGTCTGAGAAATTCAATCAAGAGCTACAAGGTTTAACTTCTAATCTTAATAACTTAAATAGAGTTTATGGTGGTATGCTAACTGCTATGAAGTCTTAA
- a CDS encoding SemiSWEET transporter: MNENILGIIAGVLTSVSMIPQLIKVIREKNVEDLSLLMLLVLISGLSLWVWYGFEKDELPIILSNAFAVLVNVSLLICYIMYNNKK, from the coding sequence ATGAATGAAAATATATTAGGGATCATTGCAGGAGTTCTTACTTCAGTTTCTATGATTCCACAGTTGATAAAAGTAATCAGGGAGAAGAATGTGGAAGATCTTTCCCTGCTCATGCTTCTGGTTCTTATTTCAGGGCTCTCACTCTGGGTATGGTATGGCTTTGAAAAAGATGAATTGCCCATTATTCTGTCAAATGCATTTGCTGTCCTTGTGAATGTAAGCCTTCTGATCTGCTATATAATGTACAATAATAAAAAGTAG
- the porM gene encoding type IX secretion system motor protein PorM/GldM, which produces MAQGKQTPRQKMINLMYLVFIAMMALNIDAEIIRSYYDSTRALNETRTLTERKNEKIFERTLEAKAQQVPDTYAQPWAQYKVLKSKIDVLVKSSQDIKDLLKKQSEFHDKDAQGKEIDVSENFAALNNNEATTEYFFKEGDENSPSKNALDLKAKIDDVRNYINATFGNNPQLKDLVERANKSLIAEYPKGKSPNEKTWFQNKFYHQPLIAAISNLEIIQNDARNVQSDALALLLQEKVDANIKFSSYEPIVSGPVDIQAGKQAEVKVMLGTYSNSNKINISGVGRVENGKGTIAISGSGIGEHKLGGVITLTDASGKPQSFPWTHTYNVIAGPREVKLEKGLLLAADKMNVMYRGLENPVSGSILGADNSKLSLSAPGASVRSTGPGKWSVKPAAGNVVKLTLSGIDPYGKSVSQVFEYRIKNVPPPRGEMRGQNVLSMPATSIPNQSVQAAIPDFDFPVSFTVTQFMVRVPGRAALLVHGNSLDEAAGLVKNLRTGDVVSIFDIKATAQGLDGQIIKNITPIIINVQ; this is translated from the coding sequence ATGGCACAAGGAAAACAGACCCCTCGTCAGAAGATGATCAACCTGATGTATTTGGTGTTCATCGCGATGATGGCCCTAAATATTGATGCAGAAATCATCAGATCATACTATGACTCTACCAGAGCATTGAATGAAACAAGAACTTTAACGGAAAGAAAGAACGAAAAGATCTTTGAAAGAACATTAGAAGCTAAAGCTCAGCAGGTTCCGGATACTTATGCACAGCCTTGGGCTCAGTACAAAGTACTGAAATCTAAGATTGATGTATTGGTAAAATCTTCTCAGGACATTAAAGATCTGTTAAAAAAACAATCTGAGTTTCATGATAAAGATGCTCAAGGAAAAGAAATTGATGTAAGTGAAAATTTTGCTGCATTGAACAATAACGAAGCGACTACTGAGTATTTCTTTAAAGAAGGAGATGAAAATTCCCCTTCAAAGAATGCATTAGATCTGAAAGCTAAAATTGATGATGTAAGAAATTATATCAATGCTACTTTTGGAAATAATCCTCAGCTTAAAGATTTAGTGGAAAGAGCCAACAAGTCTCTAATTGCAGAATATCCTAAAGGAAAATCTCCAAATGAAAAGACCTGGTTCCAGAATAAATTTTATCATCAGCCGCTAATTGCTGCAATTTCTAACCTGGAAATTATCCAAAACGATGCCAGAAACGTACAGTCTGATGCATTGGCACTATTGCTTCAGGAAAAAGTAGACGCGAATATCAAATTCTCAAGCTACGAGCCTATCGTTTCAGGTCCGGTGGATATCCAGGCAGGAAAACAGGCTGAAGTAAAAGTAATGCTGGGTACTTATTCTAACAGCAATAAGATCAATATCTCTGGAGTAGGCAGAGTAGAAAATGGTAAAGGTACAATCGCAATTTCAGGTTCTGGAATTGGTGAGCATAAATTAGGAGGTGTCATTACATTGACCGATGCTTCAGGTAAGCCGCAAAGTTTCCCTTGGACGCATACTTACAACGTTATTGCAGGACCGAGAGAAGTAAAACTTGAAAAAGGTTTATTACTTGCTGCTGACAAAATGAATGTAATGTACAGAGGACTTGAGAACCCTGTTTCAGGATCAATCTTAGGGGCTGACAATTCTAAACTTTCATTATCTGCTCCGGGTGCATCCGTTAGAAGCACAGGTCCTGGTAAATGGAGTGTGAAACCAGCTGCAGGTAATGTTGTTAAATTAACATTATCAGGAATCGATCCTTATGGAAAATCAGTATCTCAGGTATTTGAATACAGAATTAAAAACGTTCCGCCTCCAAGAGGTGAAATGAGAGGACAGAATGTATTGTCTATGCCGGCAACTTCTATTCCTAACCAATCTGTACAGGCAGCCATTCCTGACTTTGACTTCCCGGTTTCATTTACTGTAACTCAGTTTATGGTGAGAGTACCCGGCAGAGCAGCGCTTCTGGTTCACGGGAACTCTCTGGATGAAGCAGCAGGTTTAGTGAAGAATTTGAGAACGGGTGATGTGGTTTCTATCTTTGATATTAAAGCAACAGCTCAGGGTCTTGATGGTCAGATTATTAAAAACATTACTCCTATAATCATTAATGTTCAATAG
- a CDS encoding NAD(P)/FAD-dependent oxidoreductase produces the protein MKNVEYIIVGDGYAGLFLAHQLIKNNKSFVIFSEGRKSASQVSAGIINPVVLKKFTTFWKAQEQINFLKESLKEIESYTGENYLIEAPIHRIFHDENEQNLWLKKSGNEELSAFLDKKFERLERVKNDFQTGKVNQSARLNVSGFFRGLFSYFEKKDHLAAEKFDYTQLNPSESTYKDFTFKHIIFCEGMGVKENPYFSEIMVNPNKGHHIKVKLSQPIPENITIKKKHFLFPTGNGLYFYGGTYDREQLHQHIDESAVEQLVKGLSEFYPYDFEVEEVHFGFRPTVKDRRPIIGRHQTLDNLYVFNGLGARGILNGCYFARDLFRLIEEGIPLHEEVSMNRF, from the coding sequence ATGAAAAATGTAGAGTATATTATTGTAGGGGACGGATACGCGGGGCTTTTTCTGGCTCACCAGCTAATTAAAAATAATAAGTCTTTCGTCATCTTTTCTGAAGGTCGGAAAAGCGCTTCACAGGTATCTGCGGGAATTATCAATCCGGTTGTTCTAAAGAAATTTACCACATTCTGGAAAGCACAGGAGCAAATAAACTTTCTTAAAGAGAGCTTGAAAGAAATAGAATCTTATACCGGAGAGAACTACCTGATCGAAGCACCCATTCACAGAATTTTTCATGATGAGAATGAACAGAATCTTTGGCTGAAAAAATCTGGAAATGAAGAATTATCCGCTTTCCTTGATAAAAAATTTGAGCGTTTAGAGCGGGTAAAAAACGACTTTCAGACCGGAAAGGTCAATCAGTCAGCCAGACTTAATGTGAGTGGATTTTTCAGGGGTTTATTCAGTTATTTTGAAAAAAAGGACCATTTGGCAGCAGAAAAATTTGATTATACTCAATTGAACCCTTCTGAATCCACATACAAGGACTTTACTTTTAAACATATTATTTTCTGCGAAGGAATGGGAGTGAAAGAGAATCCCTACTTTTCAGAAATAATGGTGAACCCAAACAAAGGACATCATATAAAAGTGAAATTGTCACAGCCAATTCCTGAAAACATTACCATTAAGAAAAAGCATTTCTTGTTTCCCACCGGAAACGGACTTTATTTCTATGGGGGAACTTATGACAGGGAGCAGCTTCATCAGCATATTGACGAATCGGCAGTTGAACAATTGGTTAAAGGACTTTCGGAATTTTATCCTTATGATTTTGAAGTCGAAGAAGTACACTTTGGCTTCCGGCCTACAGTAAAAGACAGGCGGCCTATCATCGGAAGACATCAGACTCTGGATAATCTATATGTTTTTAACGGATTGGGTGCCCGCGGTATCCTGAATGGCTGTTATTTTGCAAGAGATTTATTCAGGTTGATAGAAGAAGGAATTCCGTTGCACGAAGAAGTTTCGATGAATAGATTTTAG
- a CDS encoding META domain-containing protein produces MKSLYYYLSALVIATFLVVSCKTQNTPKATTDITGKTWKLTELNGKPIDLKNPKNNPYFKLDMNGMRYQGHAGCNGLGGTFEIKPEIMRIKFNQGMSTMMACEDLDIENQFTKAILAADNYSVNGNTLTLNKARMAPLAKFVLQ; encoded by the coding sequence ATGAAAAGTTTATATTATTATTTATCGGCACTTGTTATTGCAACATTTTTAGTGGTTTCATGTAAAACACAAAATACACCAAAAGCAACCACAGATATTACAGGAAAAACGTGGAAGCTGACTGAGCTTAACGGAAAGCCGATTGATCTTAAAAATCCTAAGAACAATCCTTATTTCAAACTTGATATGAATGGTATGAGATACCAGGGACATGCCGGATGCAACGGATTGGGAGGAACTTTCGAGATTAAACCTGAAATAATGAGAATAAAATTCAATCAGGGAATGTCTACCATGATGGCCTGTGAGGATCTTGATATTGAAAACCAGTTTACAAAAGCAATCCTGGCAGCAGATAACTATTCTGTAAATGGAAACACGCTTACTTTAAACAAAGCAAGAATGGCTCCTTTAGCAAAATTTGTTCTTCAATAA